A window of Paenibacillus polygoni contains these coding sequences:
- the mutS gene encoding DNA mismatch repair protein MutS: protein MAQYTPMIQQYLKVKEQAQDAFLFFRLGDFYEMFFDDATLAAKELEITLTGREGGVGEKIPMCGVPYHSADNYIHRLIEKGYKVAICEQMEDAATTKGMVRREIVRVITPGTVMEGKTLGDKSNNYMVCLTQKNGMIAISACDLSTGELYLTSALYSEKWLKDEIGIYEPSEILGDAALLHTVKSELMTGNRPVTYTEYEKNKADYVIEQFGETVWARLGEERQHCLATLFSYLHETQRRSLGQLTEVSTYEPDNYMILDPFTRRNLELVETVRDRSKKGSLLSLIDKTETSMGARMLRRWIDKPLLQKSKIEERLEAVDKLYHQFILRQDIREQLQEIYDLERLVGRIAFGNANGRDMNALKVSLARVPALIDLCLNSPSETLQKIAGSLDHCSDLKELIEEAIVDEPPVSVRDGGMIREGYHEHLDELRYASVNGKRWIAELEAREREATGIRSLKIGYNKVFGYYIEVTKSNVASLPEGRYERKQTLANAERYITPELKEKESLILEAEEKMVGLEYSLFIELRDKLAGEIKRLQRLAEQVAEIDVYQSLATVSAERGFVKPVITDAFDMKIKQGRHPVVESVMRDGSFMANDTVMEQEDPRILLITGPNMAGKSTYMRQVALISILAQMGSFVPAASAEVPIMDRIFTRIGAGDDLIGGQSTFMVEMADIQIMTEKATPRSLIIIDELGRGTSTSEGMAIAQSVIEYVHDHIGCKALVSTHFHELSHLEDSLSSLRNYSMAVQEKEDEVQFLRKLIPGAASSSYGIYVARLAGLPDSIIERAKGLIHETVGTMDKHDQEKNARTEAATGREQSAATTEAATTDDNTHSSLSSKSDGRKTDEYVMESPLFETAEESTQDTEVVQLSIFDEEDIVPKKKASHAEVDPAVKQIIKKLKTADLMNMTPLETMQFVNDLKKKVNDL, encoded by the coding sequence ATGGCACAATATACGCCGATGATTCAGCAATATTTGAAAGTAAAAGAACAAGCGCAGGATGCGTTTCTTTTTTTTCGTTTAGGTGATTTTTATGAAATGTTTTTTGATGATGCAACACTTGCGGCTAAGGAACTAGAAATCACTCTTACCGGCCGGGAAGGCGGAGTTGGCGAAAAAATACCGATGTGCGGAGTGCCTTATCACTCTGCTGATAACTATATACATCGTCTGATTGAAAAAGGGTATAAAGTAGCCATCTGTGAACAGATGGAAGATGCAGCAACAACAAAAGGAATGGTACGCAGAGAAATTGTGCGTGTCATTACGCCGGGAACGGTAATGGAAGGCAAGACGCTTGGTGATAAAAGCAATAACTATATGGTCTGCCTCACACAGAAAAACGGAATGATCGCCATTTCTGCATGTGATCTATCTACGGGCGAACTTTATTTAACATCCGCTCTTTATTCTGAGAAGTGGTTAAAAGATGAGATTGGGATTTATGAACCGTCAGAGATTCTTGGTGATGCGGCCCTTCTTCATACGGTAAAGAGTGAACTGATGACGGGAAATCGTCCAGTTACCTATACAGAATATGAGAAGAATAAAGCTGACTATGTTATTGAACAGTTTGGAGAAACGGTATGGGCTAGACTCGGTGAAGAACGTCAGCACTGTCTCGCGACTTTATTCTCGTATCTTCATGAGACACAAAGACGCTCTCTTGGTCAGCTTACAGAGGTATCGACGTATGAACCTGATAACTATATGATCCTTGATCCTTTTACTAGAAGGAATCTAGAACTTGTAGAAACGGTGCGCGATCGGTCGAAGAAAGGCTCCCTGCTGTCTCTCATTGATAAGACGGAGACCTCCATGGGCGCAAGAATGCTCCGCCGCTGGATCGATAAACCTCTTTTGCAAAAAAGTAAAATTGAAGAGCGTCTAGAAGCGGTAGACAAGCTGTATCATCAGTTTATCTTACGTCAGGATATTCGGGAGCAGCTGCAAGAAATCTATGATCTCGAACGCCTTGTCGGACGGATTGCATTCGGGAATGCGAATGGCCGGGATATGAATGCACTAAAAGTATCACTCGCCAGGGTTCCTGCTTTGATTGATTTATGTCTGAACTCCCCATCTGAAACATTGCAGAAGATTGCGGGTTCCTTAGATCACTGTTCTGACCTAAAGGAACTCATCGAGGAAGCTATTGTGGATGAGCCGCCTGTTTCCGTACGGGACGGGGGAATGATTCGTGAAGGGTACCATGAGCATCTTGACGAGCTGCGTTATGCGAGTGTGAACGGGAAACGCTGGATCGCTGAGCTTGAGGCAAGAGAACGTGAAGCAACAGGGATTCGCTCTCTTAAGATTGGATACAACAAAGTATTCGGTTATTACATTGAAGTGACCAAATCGAATGTTGCTTCCTTGCCAGAAGGAAGATATGAGCGGAAGCAGACGCTTGCGAATGCGGAACGTTACATCACTCCGGAGCTGAAAGAGAAGGAGTCACTGATTCTGGAAGCCGAAGAAAAAATGGTAGGACTCGAATATTCTCTTTTCATTGAACTTCGGGATAAGCTGGCAGGTGAAATTAAAAGACTTCAGCGTCTTGCCGAGCAAGTCGCAGAGATTGATGTCTATCAATCCCTTGCTACGGTGAGTGCAGAGCGAGGTTTTGTAAAACCTGTTATTACAGATGCATTTGATATGAAGATTAAGCAAGGCCGACATCCGGTCGTAGAATCCGTCATGAGAGATGGATCGTTTATGGCTAATGATACGGTGATGGAACAAGAAGATCCGCGTATTTTGCTAATCACTGGACCTAATATGGCAGGAAAAAGTACCTACATGCGGCAGGTTGCCTTGATTTCCATTTTAGCGCAAATGGGTTCGTTTGTACCTGCTGCATCGGCAGAAGTTCCAATTATGGACCGGATTTTTACAAGAATTGGCGCAGGTGATGATCTCATTGGAGGTCAAAGTACATTCATGGTGGAAATGGCTGATATTCAGATCATGACTGAAAAAGCAACACCACGGAGTTTGATTATTATTGATGAGCTTGGCCGAGGTACCTCTACAAGTGAAGGAATGGCCATCGCTCAGTCTGTGATTGAATATGTGCATGATCATATTGGCTGTAAGGCGCTTGTATCGACTCATTTTCATGAGCTGTCTCATCTCGAGGATAGTTTATCTTCTCTTCGCAACTACTCGATGGCAGTTCAGGAAAAAGAAGATGAAGTGCAGTTCCTGCGCAAATTAATTCCAGGAGCTGCGAGCAGCAGTTACGGTATTTACGTTGCTAGACTTGCAGGTCTGCCTGACTCGATTATCGAGCGGGCAAAAGGTCTCATTCATGAGACTGTTGGTACGATGGACAAGCATGACCAAGAGAAGAATGCACGGACAGAGGCTGCTACTGGCAGAGAACAAAGCGCGGCAACAACTGAGGCGGCAACTACTGATGACAATACGCATTCTAGTCTATCCTCCAAGTCGGATGGACGTAAGACAGATGAATATGTCATGGAATCGCCGCTCTTCGAGACAGCTGAAGAGAGTACGCAAGATACGGAAGTCGTTCAGCTCTCGATTTTTGATGAAGAAGACATTGTGCCGAAGAAAAAAGCATCCCACGCAGAGGTAGACCCAGCGGTGAAGCAAATCATCAAGAAACTCAAAACAGCGGATTTAATGAATATGACCCCGCTGGAAACGATGCAGTTTGTGAATGACCTGAAAAAGAAAGTAAATGATTTATAA
- the miaA gene encoding tRNA (adenosine(37)-N6)-dimethylallyltransferase MiaA: MTMSNKPKLLVLVGPTAVGKTKMSIELAKTFNAEIISGDSMQVYRQMDIGTAKIKPEEMDGIPHHLIDIHEPDYPYSVAEFQANCRHLIEDIHARGKLPFIVGGTGLYVESVCYNFQFSEVGSDEEFRKEQFDYADVHGPEKLHEKLREIDPPSAERLHPNDVRRVIRALEIYHMTGMRQSDQLAAQKKESPYDLCIVGLTMDRQMLYKRIEDRIDEMMEEGLVQEVAALLDHGVGPGCISMQGLGYKEIASYLRGEVPLETAVSELKRDTRRFAKRQLSWFRHMKDIHWVDMTDTANFSTSFAMIRDIIAEKLNLK; this comes from the coding sequence TTGACAATGAGCAATAAGCCCAAGCTGCTTGTCCTTGTAGGCCCTACAGCGGTGGGAAAGACAAAAATGAGTATAGAATTGGCCAAAACATTTAATGCTGAGATCATTTCAGGTGATTCTATGCAGGTATATCGGCAGATGGACATTGGGACAGCGAAGATTAAACCAGAAGAAATGGATGGAATTCCTCATCATCTCATTGATATTCATGAGCCGGACTATCCTTATTCAGTGGCAGAATTTCAGGCGAACTGCCGTCATTTGATCGAAGATATTCATGCGAGAGGGAAGCTACCTTTTATCGTAGGAGGCACAGGCCTTTATGTGGAATCCGTGTGTTATAATTTTCAGTTCTCGGAAGTGGGCTCTGATGAAGAGTTCCGTAAGGAACAATTTGATTATGCGGATGTACACGGACCGGAGAAACTTCATGAGAAATTAAGAGAAATTGATCCGCCGAGTGCCGAAAGATTACATCCTAATGATGTAAGACGTGTGATCAGAGCACTTGAAATTTATCATATGACAGGCATGAGACAATCCGACCAGCTTGCAGCACAAAAAAAGGAATCTCCGTATGATCTGTGTATCGTCGGTTTGACAATGGATAGACAAATGCTATATAAACGTATTGAAGACCGTATTGATGAAATGATGGAAGAAGGTTTAGTACAGGAAGTAGCTGCGCTGCTAGACCATGGTGTGGGACCAGGCTGCATTTCTATGCAAGGTCTCGGTTATAAAGAGATTGCTTCCTATCTTCGAGGAGAAGTTCCGCTAGAAACCGCAGTAAGTGAACTGAAGAGAGATACGCGTCGCTTCGCCAAACGACAGCTATCCTGGTTCAGACATATGAAAGATATTCACTGGGTAGATATGACGGATACAGCAAATTTTTCTACGAGTTTCGCTATGATACGTGATATAATAGCTGAAAAGCTGAATTTGAAGTAA
- a CDS encoding class I SAM-dependent methyltransferase, producing MLITTGETVNGDLVKRAMQLAEATGSLYVPRNKTSIALIAKEYKDDEVVVVVKDGARLSRQNEPELSFHPSMGYVRARRILRGESDPMLTACDIKEGDTVLDCTAGLGSDALVFAVAVGKSGHVIACESSHSLYTLLLEGMKYYRTGKPEVNEALRSIELKHGDHLSLLKQMEDKSVDVIYFDPMFRQPMLDSSGINPLRPFANRAALQLESIIEARRVARKRIVLKEKAGSGEFTRLGFQKPDRSRSKIVYGVIELDNEQ from the coding sequence ATGTTAATTACAACGGGGGAAACAGTGAATGGGGATCTAGTGAAAAGAGCAATGCAGCTGGCAGAAGCTACTGGATCCTTATATGTCCCAAGAAATAAAACGTCTATAGCCCTCATTGCAAAAGAGTATAAGGATGATGAGGTTGTTGTCGTCGTAAAAGATGGAGCACGTCTCAGTCGTCAAAACGAGCCAGAGCTTTCTTTTCACCCGAGTATGGGTTATGTCAGGGCAAGGCGTATTTTACGGGGGGAAAGTGATCCAATGCTCACGGCATGTGACATCAAGGAAGGGGATACCGTACTTGATTGTACAGCCGGGTTAGGTTCGGATGCCCTGGTTTTTGCTGTAGCTGTTGGGAAAAGCGGTCACGTTATTGCTTGTGAAAGCTCACATTCCTTATATACCTTATTACTTGAAGGAATGAAGTACTACCGTACAGGCAAGCCTGAGGTAAATGAGGCATTAAGATCGATTGAACTAAAACATGGTGATCACCTGAGTTTGCTTAAGCAGATGGAAGATAAGAGTGTTGATGTTATTTATTTCGATCCTATGTTTCGTCAGCCGATGCTGGATTCGAGCGGTATAAACCCGCTTCGCCCCTTCGCAAATCGTGCTGCACTGCAGTTAGAGAGTATAATAGAGGCGCGCAGGGTCGCAAGAAAGCGAATCGTATTGAAAGAAAAAGCCGGAAGCGGCGAATTTACAAGACTGGGGTTTCAAAAACCCGATCGTTCGAGGTCGAAAATAGTGTACGGAGTGATTGAACTTGACAATGAGCAATAA
- the mutL gene encoding DNA mismatch repair endonuclease MutL, which produces MAKIHVLDEHIANQIAAGEVVERPASVVKELVENSIDAGSTRIDVSVYEGGLQTIRVTDNGGGIDPDDMETAFYRHATSKIENGRDLFEITSLGFRGEALPSIAAVSKVRLVSSNKDDGRGREIVIEGGKLIRHEDITASQGTDFTVEELFYNTPARLKYMKTIQTELGHISDAIYRMALSHPDIAFTLRHNGNMLLQTIGNGDLVQVIAAIYGTSAAKTMLPVNGENLDYKISGFVSRPDFTRANRNGISTIINGRYIRNYGLNQALLKAYHTLLPINRFPLAVLQLEMHPSLVDVNVHPAKLEVRFSKEAELYAFVEEIVHAALRQEVLIPQVVKQTIGKPGSTSTVQEQFHFPRGRIEDRAETKQFSGSFAKQLPITEEKELPATEMRERVIPYDGQDRVKDQVLPSKSLKDDLDEDYIQPDGQQETPSPFHYSATSSEVRNEPQQRRQSQLNKSFKDYYRDIAAPKSNKPNDAHHQSSESPELPEFPELSLIGQHHGTYLIAQNDSGLYLIDQHAAHERINYEFYYKQFGNPVEASQELLLPITLEFTPSETEQLKTKLTWFEKAGVYLEHFGGQTFRVTSYPYWFPKGSEESIILEMAEWVLSERSIDLSKLREASSIMCSCKASIKANQKLTEKEAEVLLERLAACKQPYTCPHGRPIVVSFSTYDLEKMFKRVM; this is translated from the coding sequence GTGGCTAAAATTCATGTCCTGGATGAACATATTGCAAACCAGATTGCTGCAGGTGAGGTAGTAGAAAGACCCGCTTCTGTAGTAAAGGAGCTTGTAGAAAATTCGATCGATGCAGGCAGTACTCGAATTGACGTCTCCGTCTATGAAGGGGGACTTCAAACGATTCGTGTCACGGATAACGGCGGCGGCATAGATCCCGATGATATGGAGACCGCCTTTTACCGTCACGCTACAAGTAAAATCGAGAATGGCAGAGATCTCTTTGAAATTACGAGTTTAGGATTTCGAGGAGAAGCACTTCCGAGTATCGCTGCCGTGTCTAAAGTTCGTCTTGTCAGCTCAAATAAGGATGACGGGCGGGGAAGAGAGATTGTAATTGAAGGCGGTAAATTAATCCGGCATGAGGATATTACCGCTTCTCAAGGTACGGATTTTACAGTAGAAGAACTGTTCTATAATACACCCGCAAGACTGAAATATATGAAGACTATCCAGACAGAGCTTGGTCATATTTCGGATGCGATCTACCGAATGGCACTATCGCATCCTGATATCGCATTTACCCTGAGACATAATGGGAATATGCTGCTACAGACGATTGGGAACGGAGATTTAGTTCAGGTGATTGCTGCAATATATGGAACATCTGCGGCCAAAACGATGCTTCCGGTAAACGGAGAAAACCTGGATTATAAGATTAGCGGATTTGTGAGCCGGCCTGATTTTACTAGAGCTAACCGTAACGGTATATCAACGATTATAAACGGAAGATATATTCGAAACTATGGACTGAATCAAGCGCTGCTTAAAGCGTACCATACCTTGCTGCCTATTAATCGGTTCCCGCTGGCCGTGTTGCAGCTTGAGATGCACCCTTCGCTCGTAGATGTGAACGTGCATCCGGCTAAGCTCGAAGTAAGGTTTAGTAAAGAAGCTGAACTTTACGCTTTTGTAGAGGAAATTGTACATGCTGCTCTGCGGCAGGAAGTGTTAATACCGCAGGTAGTTAAGCAAACGATTGGAAAGCCGGGCAGCACTTCTACGGTGCAGGAACAATTCCATTTTCCAAGAGGTAGGATTGAAGATCGTGCAGAAACCAAGCAGTTCTCGGGTTCGTTTGCGAAGCAATTGCCTATAACTGAAGAAAAAGAGTTACCTGCTACTGAGATGAGAGAGCGCGTGATTCCCTACGATGGGCAGGATCGGGTTAAGGATCAGGTACTTCCTTCTAAGAGTTTGAAAGATGATCTGGATGAAGACTACATTCAGCCGGATGGGCAGCAGGAGACTCCTTCACCCTTTCATTATTCAGCGACTTCTTCAGAAGTGAGAAACGAGCCTCAACAACGGAGACAATCTCAGCTCAATAAGTCCTTTAAAGACTATTATCGCGATATCGCTGCACCCAAAAGTAACAAACCGAATGATGCTCATCATCAGTCTTCGGAGAGTCCAGAGCTTCCTGAGTTTCCTGAACTTTCTCTGATTGGTCAGCATCACGGAACGTATCTGATTGCGCAAAATGACAGCGGGCTTTATTTGATCGATCAGCATGCTGCTCACGAGCGAATAAATTATGAGTTTTATTACAAGCAGTTTGGTAATCCAGTAGAGGCATCTCAGGAGCTGCTGCTTCCGATCACACTTGAGTTTACCCCTTCAGAAACAGAACAGCTGAAAACGAAGCTGACGTGGTTTGAGAAAGCAGGTGTCTATCTCGAGCATTTTGGAGGGCAGACTTTTCGTGTTACTTCCTACCCTTATTGGTTCCCAAAAGGAAGTGAAGAATCAATCATACTAGAAATGGCAGAATGGGTGTTATCGGAAAGGTCCATTGACTTATCGAAACTGCGGGAAGCATCTTCTATTATGTGTTCGTGTAAGGCATCAATTAAGGCAAATCAGAAATTGACTGAAAAAGAGGCCGAGGTCTTGCTTGAAAGACTCGCAGCGTGTAAGCAGCCGTACACATGTCCACATGGAAGACCTATTGTCGTTTCCTTTTCAACGTATGATTTAGAAAAAATGTTTAAAAGAGTTATGTAA
- the hfq gene encoding RNA chaperone Hfq produces MTKSINIQDTFLNQMRKENIPATIFLVNGFQIRGTVKAFDNYTIVVDSDGRQQMIYKHAISTFTPQRNISLMQNGNNEE; encoded by the coding sequence ATGACCAAGTCCATCAACATCCAGGATACGTTCTTGAATCAAATGCGGAAAGAAAATATTCCAGCAACCATATTTCTAGTCAACGGTTTTCAAATTCGAGGTACGGTAAAGGCATTTGATAATTATACGATAGTTGTCGATAGTGACGGACGCCAGCAAATGATCTATAAACATGCCATATCCACATTTACACCTCAGCGCAACATTTCACTGATGCAAAATGGAAACAACGAAGAATAA
- a CDS encoding outer spore coat protein CotE, producing the protein MSLGHKQQCREIITKAICGKGRKFSTVTHTVTPPHNPTSILGAWIINHEYEAVAAGDGIEVIGTYDINIWYSYDQNSQTDVAKETVSYVENVPLSYLDPKHRASTVEVSAESTQEPSCVEASVSSNGESVLIRVEREFAVELIAETKVNVIVSPHGCGDDDKDYDFGTVEADFDELDPDSLDDEL; encoded by the coding sequence ATGTCATTAGGTCATAAACAACAATGTAGAGAGATTATAACGAAAGCGATCTGCGGCAAAGGTCGTAAGTTCTCTACCGTAACACATACTGTGACTCCGCCACATAATCCTACCAGTATTTTAGGTGCATGGATTATAAATCACGAGTACGAGGCGGTTGCGGCTGGTGACGGAATTGAAGTGATTGGTACTTACGATATCAATATTTGGTATTCTTATGACCAAAACTCTCAAACCGATGTTGCTAAGGAAACAGTGTCTTATGTAGAGAATGTTCCACTTTCGTACCTTGATCCGAAACACCGTGCTTCTACAGTAGAGGTTTCTGCGGAGTCAACACAGGAGCCGAGCTGCGTAGAGGCAAGTGTATCTTCAAATGGAGAAAGTGTACTTATTCGGGTGGAACGCGAATTCGCTGTCGAACTGATTGCCGAAACCAAAGTCAATGTGATTGTTAGTCCTCATGGCTGTGGGGACGATGACAAAGATTATGATTTTGGTACAGTCGAAGCCGATTTTGATGAACTAGATCCAGACTCACTGGATGATGAACTGTAA
- a CDS encoding ABC transporter permease, whose translation MKEQEGLNPSQGQDWLTQIHSQYSRKRKSLRRKVSLTQIGILIMMFLLWEVAGRMKWIDVLLFSYPSKIFGQLGKDIASGEIWSHLSVTVFETVVGFLLGTILGTLIAILIWWSPFLSKVLDPYLVVFNSMPKVALGPIFIVMFGAGFTAIIMTTISITVIITTLVVYNSFNEVDPNYVKVVRTFGANRKQIFRKVIFPASFPAIVSTLKVNVGLAWIGVIVGEFLVAKEGLGYLIIYGFQVFNFTLVMSSLIVIAVVATVMYQLVAWIERKLMGGREL comes from the coding sequence ATGAAGGAGCAAGAAGGTTTGAATCCATCTCAAGGGCAGGACTGGCTTACGCAAATTCACAGTCAGTATAGTCGTAAACGAAAATCCTTGCGCCGTAAAGTTAGTCTTACCCAGATTGGTATTCTCATTATGATGTTTCTATTATGGGAAGTCGCTGGAAGAATGAAATGGATTGATGTACTGCTCTTCAGTTATCCTTCGAAAATCTTTGGACAGCTTGGTAAGGATATAGCCAGCGGTGAAATTTGGAGTCACTTATCCGTTACTGTCTTTGAGACGGTGGTTGGGTTTCTGCTTGGTACCATCCTAGGAACGCTCATTGCCATCTTGATCTGGTGGTCGCCTTTCTTGTCCAAGGTTCTTGATCCATACCTCGTCGTATTTAATAGTATGCCGAAAGTAGCCCTCGGGCCCATCTTTATCGTCATGTTTGGTGCGGGTTTTACCGCTATCATCATGACCACCATCTCCATTACCGTTATTATTACAACGCTCGTTGTGTATAACAGCTTTAATGAAGTAGATCCAAACTATGTGAAGGTTGTTCGTACATTTGGAGCGAACCGTAAGCAGATTTTTCGAAAAGTTATTTTTCCTGCTTCGTTTCCGGCGATTGTCTCTACTTTAAAAGTGAATGTGGGGCTTGCGTGGATCGGGGTGATTGTCGGAGAATTTCTTGTTGCCAAGGAAGGACTTGGATATCTCATTATTTACGGTTTTCAGGTGTTTAACTTTACGCTCGTCATGTCAAGTCTTATCGTTATCGCTGTGGTTGCTACGGTGATGTACCAACTTGTAGCCTGGATTGAACGTAAACTGATGGGAGGGCGTGAATTATAG
- a CDS encoding aromatic acid exporter family protein encodes MGFRVIKTAIAALMAVLIADAAGLHSPTSAGLLAILGVDVTRKRSLKTISARFFASVVGLLFASVLFAVLGFHYWVLAAYILTAFPAIVRAGFKEGIVTGSVVVFRVFNGGEITLEVIGVQILMLIIGLGSAMVVNMAYMPKPDNKLINIRHDIDALFSVIFKEFANTLKDPSYVWDGKEIIEAEKVISSGIAASKMYLENQVIHPNEEWTVYFYMRKAQLDSIQHMMHLISQVYTTMTHAEMVAELFDQLSADVHTEFYTGRTEKLLQEMEEQFRVMDLPTTREEFELRSAIRQLCRELGLYLKIAKKDKAPFPCQQKENSF; translated from the coding sequence ATGGGGTTTCGCGTTATTAAAACAGCTATTGCAGCTCTTATGGCTGTGCTGATTGCTGATGCAGCGGGCTTGCATAGTCCGACCTCGGCAGGTCTACTCGCTATACTTGGAGTGGACGTAACTCGCAAAAGAAGCCTGAAAACCATTTCGGCACGTTTTTTCGCGTCGGTAGTCGGGCTTCTTTTTGCATCTGTTCTGTTTGCGGTACTAGGTTTTCATTACTGGGTGCTGGCAGCATATATACTAACCGCTTTTCCAGCGATTGTACGAGCAGGGTTTAAAGAAGGAATCGTTACCGGATCTGTTGTTGTATTTCGGGTATTTAATGGAGGAGAGATCACCCTTGAAGTCATCGGCGTTCAGATTCTGATGCTTATCATTGGTCTCGGTTCGGCTATGGTTGTGAATATGGCTTACATGCCTAAACCAGATAATAAACTTATAAACATTAGACACGATATTGACGCATTATTTTCTGTAATTTTCAAGGAATTCGCTAACACCCTGAAAGATCCTTCTTATGTTTGGGATGGAAAAGAGATTATTGAAGCAGAAAAAGTGATCTCAAGCGGAATTGCAGCTTCTAAAATGTATCTTGAAAATCAGGTTATTCATCCAAACGAAGAATGGACAGTTTATTTTTACATGCGAAAAGCGCAGCTGGATTCCATTCAGCATATGATGCATCTGATCTCACAAGTATATACAACGATGACGCATGCTGAGATGGTAGCCGAATTATTTGATCAGCTAAGCGCCGATGTTCATACCGAGTTCTATACGGGACGTACCGAAAAATTGCTGCAAGAGATGGAAGAGCAGTTTCGCGTAATGGACCTTCCAACCACAAGGGAGGAATTTGAACTTCGTTCAGCGATTAGACAACTGTGCAGAGAACTTGGATTATATTTAAAAATTGCGAAAAAAGATAAAGCTCCTTTTCCGTGTCAGCAAAAGGAGAATAGCTTTTAA
- a CDS encoding putative amidoligase domain-containing protein, whose protein sequence is MAVIWNLPLYEQMSITERTARLRRSGLGSTLSLHREQENHFKVYYEVLVSQLRALRVRKIVYTGIKQVKETSVLRIEETSRYRRIERAAVKAAYALNLAHAEIVLEASEKGAVITSVNDYPWLISDDIRLMYEQAVKETELALEAEAEAGTVPVLGMDPEFLLLREDRSMVPASQFLDRQGEAGCDSISRDGRRIYPVAELRPNPSAEPRELITHLMHAFRTASSLITDRSLIWCAGGMPVKGIPLGGHVHFSRVVLSFELLRALDNYLALPVAILEDPRSAGRRPRYGYLGDFRVQPYGGFEYRTLPSFLISPMIAKGVVAMAGLIASQYRRLNLRPLDQPEIHAAFYEGDRVMLRSVMEPLLQEMILLPEYRGFHKYINPLVSALYEGKTWDETRDIRPLWNIPLEP, encoded by the coding sequence ATGGCAGTAATCTGGAATTTGCCTTTATATGAGCAGATGTCTATCACAGAACGAACTGCAAGACTGAGACGTTCGGGTCTCGGTTCCACCCTCTCTCTACATAGAGAGCAAGAAAATCATTTTAAAGTATATTATGAAGTGCTAGTTAGTCAGCTGAGGGCATTGCGAGTTCGGAAGATCGTATACACAGGAATAAAACAAGTGAAAGAAACGTCTGTACTAAGAATAGAAGAAACGTCCCGCTATAGAAGGATTGAACGTGCCGCCGTAAAGGCAGCTTATGCGCTGAATTTAGCACACGCCGAGATTGTACTGGAAGCATCGGAGAAAGGAGCTGTCATCACGAGTGTCAACGATTATCCTTGGCTCATAAGTGATGACATTCGTCTGATGTACGAACAGGCTGTAAAGGAAACAGAACTCGCTTTGGAAGCAGAAGCAGAAGCGGGTACTGTACCGGTACTTGGTATGGACCCTGAGTTTCTACTATTACGTGAAGACAGGTCTATGGTACCTGCTTCTCAGTTTTTGGATCGTCAGGGAGAAGCGGGATGCGACTCTATTTCTCGGGATGGAAGAAGGATCTATCCTGTAGCCGAACTCCGCCCAAATCCGAGTGCAGAACCGAGAGAACTCATAACACACCTGATGCATGCGTTTCGTACGGCGTCTTCTCTGATTACCGATCGTTCTTTAATCTGGTGTGCAGGAGGAATGCCTGTAAAAGGGATCCCTCTAGGGGGACACGTACATTTTAGCCGGGTGGTGCTTAGTTTTGAGCTTCTAAGAGCACTCGACAATTATTTAGCACTGCCTGTTGCTATACTAGAAGATCCGAGAAGTGCCGGAAGAAGGCCGCGTTATGGATACCTGGGAGATTTTCGAGTTCAGCCCTACGGAGGATTTGAATATCGTACGCTGCCAAGCTTTCTAATCTCCCCCATGATCGCAAAAGGGGTCGTGGCTATGGCAGGCCTTATTGCCTCTCAGTACCGCAGACTAAACCTGCGTCCGCTCGATCAGCCAGAGATCCATGCCGCCTTTTATGAAGGGGATCGGGTTATGCTCCGCTCTGTTATGGAGCCGCTTTTGCAAGAAATGATTCTCCTTCCTGAGTACCGAGGGTTTCATAAATATATTAATCCGCTAGTGTCTGCCTTATACGAAGGAAAGACGTGGGATGAAACGAGAGATATCCGGCCCTTGTGGAATATTCCGCTAGAGCCATGA